TCGGCACGAAGGTGGCCATCACCTCCAGCAAGCCGCAGACCACGCGGCACGCGATCCGAGGGATCGTGCACCGGACCGACGCGCAGTTGGTCATCGTGGACACGCCGGGACTGCACCGTCCCCGGACCCTGCTGGGAGAACGACTCAACGACCTGGTGCACGAAACGTGGTCCGAGGTCGATGTCATCGGCTTCTGCGTGCCCGCCGACCAGAAGATCGGTCCCGGCGATCGCCACATCGCCGCGGAGCTCGCCAAGGTGGCCCGTCGTACCCCGGTGATCGGTGTCGTCACCAAGACCGACGTGGTGAGCAGACCACGCGTGGCCCAACAACTGGTCGCCATGCAGGAACTCATGGACTTCACCGAGATCGTTCCGGTCTCGGCGGTGGACAGGTTCCAGATGGACGTTCTCTCCGATCTGCTGGTGCGGCAGGTTCCGGAGGGACCGCAGCTGTACCCGGACGGCGAGATCACCGACGAGCCCGAGGAGTCGTTGATCTCCGAACTCATCCGCGAGTCGGCCCTGGAAGGGGTGCGTGACGAACTGCCGCACTCACTGGCGGTGGCCATCGACGAGATGGCCCCCAGGGAGGACTACGACAACCTGGTGGACATCTACGCATCGCTGTACGTGGAGCGTTCCAGCCAGAAGGCCATCGTGATCGGTAGGAGCGGGGAACGCCTCAAGGAGGTCGGCGAGACCGCCAGGCGGCACATCCAGGCGCTGCTGGGCAGCAAGATTTACCTGGATCTGCAGGTGAAGGTCGCCAAGGAATGGCAGCGCGATCCCAAGCAGCTTCGCAAGCTGGGCTTCTAGGGTCGCGGCGCGAACTCGTTTGGCTCGCGTGATCGTATCTTCGACCGGGTTGGGACGTTCCGGTGTGTGAGTCCGGTCCACAGCAGGGCGGCGGGGCACATCCAGCAGCGATACGCCACCTGCCCGCCGCCTCGCGATGGGTCCGGCTCAGGCGCCGGCGCCACTGGTTTCTCGCGGGTCGGGGTCCGGGCTCGTAGCGGTGACCGGTTCGCGATGATCACTGCTATCGAGGGTCAGCGCGTCGTGATGATCCAGCCGAGTAGCGGTCCCGCGAGTGCTGCCTCCAGCCGTCATGGTGTTGCTCCTGACGCGAGTGGTGCTCTCCGCGCTACGCGTTTGTCGCTATCAACGGCATGGTGGCGATGCCGAGCAAGATCAGCGGCACGATCGCCAGGAGCACCAGCCCGAGCACGCAGTAGCCGACCGCCAGCCCGGCCGTGGCCATGCCGTCTCCCTCGGTCCCGTCGCGCCGGATCTGTTTCTTGGCCACGTGCCCGAACACTACGCCCAGGATCGCCGGTATGAGCCCCAGTCCCCACATGCATGTCAACAGGATGCTCGACAGCGAGAGCACCATCGAGGTGATCGCCATTCCGTTGTTCCGGGGAGGCTGCGCAGTGAGATAAACCGGTCCGCCCGGCTGGGCCGGCGGGTACTGCTGATACTGGGGGTGCTGCTGGTACTGCGGGTACGGTTGGCCCGGCTGGTAACCGGGATAACCAGCACCGCCGTACGACCCCTGGTAGGGATGGGGAAAGCCACCGCTGTCCGACGGCGGACTGTGCGGATTCTGATCGTACGGATCGCTCATGCTGCTCCTTCCGGGTTGTCGGCAAGATCCAACCACGCCGGACGACCGAAGTGACGCACCGTTCCCAACCGGCTGAGCCGTGGGTACGACCTGCTCGGTCGGCGTCGGCAGTGAATTCTCGTCCGCCGGGGTAGTACGGATTCGATGCGGCACCCCACCCTTGCGGTTCCTCGCCGTGGGAGAAATCGTGCGGTACGAGAACCGTACCGAGGCGCTTCTCCCGCGAGTGCCCCGAAATCGTAAGCGGGGGAGCCCTTCGTGCCCCACGGTCGTGGCGCGAGCCGGACTCCCGCGCGTTCGCCGGACATCGAGGTGGGACAAGCGTGCCCAGCTCGGGGACTCGTCGGAGGTGATTCTTGGGGACCGGATCCGCGGCCCGTCGATTCGGGCCGTTCCGTACGCTTTCGGTGGCCGTCGGGCTCGGCGTCCTCGCCGCGGTGTTGCTGATCTCACCCGTGGAGCCGCCGTGCCCGTTCAAGATGCTGGGACTGGACGGCCCCATGTGCGGGGGCACCCGCATGCTCCGGGCGTTGCTGGCGGGTGATCCGTTGCTCGCCCTGGAATTCAACGCCTTCGTACTGTTGGTGTTGTCCCCGGTGGCGCTGTCCTTGTTCGTGGCGGCGGCACGTTTCGAGCTGGGCAGAACACGGCGGATCTGGCCCGCGGGCCGCGGCGGGTCGACGTGCGCGTACCTGCTGGGGGCGGGGCTGCTGCTGTGGACGATCCTCCGCAACATTCCCGTTCCGCCCCTGACGACGCTGTCCACCTGAGTCCCCCGTGATGGGATGATGCGAACGTGAGCCTGTATCGGGATGTCGGTGTCGTGCTGCGCGTGGGCAAGCTCGGCGAGGCCGACCGGATCGTCACACTGCTGACCCGGCGGTACGGCAAGGTGCGCGCCGTGGCCAAGGGGGTGCGTCGCACCGGTTCCCGGTTCGGCGCCAGGCTGGAACCGTTCGCACACGTGGATGTCCAGCTGCACACCGGAAGAACGCTCGATGTGATCACCCAGGTGCAGACCCTGGACGCCTTCGGGATGGGGATAGTCGGTGACTACCGGCGCTACACCACGGCCTGCGCCGCGTTGGAGACCGTCGACCGCATCGTCGCGGAGGAACGCGAACCGGTGCTGCGCGTGTACCTGCTCACCGTCGGAGCGTTGCGCGCCTTCAGCGGCAGAGACCGGGATCCCTCGTTGGTGCTGGACTCCTTCGTGCTGCGGGCCATGGCGTTCGCCGGATGGTCACCGGCGCTGGGCGAATGCGCCCGTTGCGGTCTCGCCGGGCCACACCCGGCGTTCAGCGTGGCCGCGGGAGGCACTGTCTGCGCCGAGTGCAGACCCACGGGTGCGGTTCGTCCGGCCGCCACGACGATCCGACTGCTGAACGCCCTGCTCAACGGCGAGTGGGCAGTGGCGGAGGAGTCCGGTGAGTCCGTGCGCGGTGAGGCCAGCGGGTTGGTCGCCGCTCACCTGCAATGGCATCTGGAGCACCGGTTGCGGTCGTTGCCCCTGGTCGAGCGGCACGCGGCGGCTGATCCAGAGGTGCGTGAGCACGAGTCGCCGAATCCCGTGCCCGAGCTCATCCGGCAACGCGCGAGCGGGGTCGAGGACTCGGTCGAGCGCGACACTCCGACCGGGGCTGCCCAGTCGGCCCATTCCGGATCGGCCCAGCCCGATTCCGTCACCGGGTCGGGGGATTCGTGATAGTCCGTCCCTGTCGTCCCGAGGATGCCGTGGCGGTACGTCGGATCTGTGTGGCTACGGGGGACGCGGGGGAGCACTCGCGTCACATCCTGCGTGACCCGGAGCTGATGGCCCACGTTTTCGCGGGGCCCTATCTCGCCCTGCAACCGCGACTGTGTTTTCTGGCCGAGATCTCGGGACAACCGCTCGGTTATGCGGTGGCGGCGCTGGACTCGACCGAGTTCTACCACCGCTGGCAGCGGGAGTGGACCCCGGCGTTCGCGGCCAGTCATCCGCTCACCGGTGCCGAGGAACGATCCGACGACGCCGACGAGCACTTGCGGCTGTTGCTGCATCGACCGCTGCGAATGCTGTTGCCGGACTCGGGGAGCTATCCTTCGCACCTGCATATCAACGTGCTTTCCGGAGCCCGCCGTAGCGGACTGGGTGCGGCGCTGCTGCGCACACTGTTCACCGCGCTGGAACAGGCCGGTTCCCCGGGGGTGCAGCTCGGTGTGCGGGCCACCAATGCCGCCGCTCACGCGTTCTACCGTGCGATGGGGATGACACGCCTGCCGTTGGACGACGGCCCCGCCATCCGGTTCGGCCGACCACTGGGCGGGTAGTGCCGTCGCGTTCGCGAGAATGGGAGACGGTTCGGGAAGGACTCGGCCCAGCGACCACGAAGGGGACCCATCGATGCTGCGACGCCGCGGGCGGGACAGGGAAGCGCCGAACGTACGGGCGCCCGACCCGCATCCCTCCGGAGCACAACCCCCCTCACTTCCACCGGAGCTGGTGCCCAACCACGTCGCCGTGGTCATGGACGGCAATGGCAGGTGGGCGAACGAGCGCGGTCTGCCGCGTATCGAGGGGCACAAACGCGGTGAGGCGGTGGTCCTGGAACTGACGCGCGGGGCGATCCAGCTGGGGGTGCAGTGGCTGTCGCTGTACGCCTTCTCCACCGAGAACTGGAAACGCAGCCCCGATGAGGTCAAGTTCCTGATGGGCTTCAACCGGGACGTGATCCACCGCAGGGTGGACGAGCTCGACGAACTCGGTGTACGGGTGCGTTGGGCGGGTCGGCGTCCCAAACTCTGGCGCAGTGTCGTCGACGAGCTGCGGGCCGCGGAGCGGCGTACCGCCGAGAACCAGGTCATGAACCTGACGATGTGCGTCAACTACGGCGGGCGCGCGGAGATCGGCGACTCGGCACGTGAGATCGCCAGGCTCGCCGCGGCGGGCAAGATCAATCCGGACAAGGTGGACCAGCGTACGGTGGCACGCCACCTGTACCAGCCCCAGATGCCGGATGTGGATTTGTTCATCCGTCCCTCCGGGGAACGCCGCACCTCCAACTTCATGCTCTGGCAGTCCGCCTATGCCGAGATGGTCTTTCAGGACACGCTGTTCCCGGACGTGGACCGCACTCACTTCTGGGACGCCTGCGCCGCTTACGCGCGCCGTGATCGTCGATTCGGCGGTGCGGTGGACCGAACCGAGCCGGATTCGAGCTCGGCCGAGCCCGATGGGGAGCAACATTGATGTCGAGTGAAGCCGCCGGGACGGCCGATCTGCTGACAGTGGCCAAACGCGCGCTGGAGAACTACTACGAGGTACGGGTCGACGACGACGGCGCGCTGACCTTCCTGCACTCCGGTACGCCGTGCGCGTTGCAGGCGATGCGCCTCGCCGAGGGGCTGACCGTGCTGAGTCTGACCTGCGTAATCGCCTGGGACCTGCCCCAGGAGGACGCGATAGCTCGATGGGTGGCCGAACGCGCCGGCCAGGGCATGTTCGGCACGCTCGGTGTGGTGCGCACCGAGGGTGGAACGGATCTCACGCTGCGCTATGCGTTCCCCGCGGACGGGATGGCGGAGGAGCCGTTGGCCACGTTGCTGATGCTCGTGATTTCCGGCGGGTCGCAGCTGCGGGGGGAACTCGCCGAGGCGTTCGGTTCCGAGGTTGTGGCCGGGTTCGGCGATCCCGGCTGAACGGGACCTCGTTCCGGTGGCGGGGTTCCTCGAACCGGTGGCGGAGAGCACGGGCCCGACCAGTGAGCTCTCCGGGGGCCGTGTGGCCGTTCGTGACTCCGGTTCCCGGCATGTTCCGTGACGGGCGGGTGTCGCTCGCCCGGTGGATATCAGACTCCGCACTCGGAGCAGGTGCCGATTATCTCGACGGTGTGATCCACCTCGGAGAAGCCGTGCTCGGTGGCGATCCGTTCCGCCCAGTCCTCCACCGGGGGGTCCGCCACCTCGACCGTTCTGCCGCAGTACCGGCAGACCAGGTGATGGTGGTGGTCGGTGGAGCACTTCCGGTAGACGGCTTCCCCGGAGTCACTGCGAAGTACGTCGATCTCACCCGCGTCGGCCAGCGACTGCAGCGTGCGGTAGACGGTTGTCAGTCCGATACCTTCGCCGCGGTTCCGCAGCTGCTCGTGCAGTTCCTGCGCGGAGCGGAAATCGTCGATCTCGCTGAGTAGACGCGACACCGCGGCCCGCTGCTTGGTGGACCGCAGACCCGGGATCGCGGCCGAGGGACGCTCGCTGGAGGTCACGCTTTCTCCGTCTTCTGCTCGGGTGTGTGTACGGGGTTGTGAGTGGATTCTCGTTCTCGCGTGCGGAGCCCCGCTCAGGGGAGGTCGACGATCCCTCGGTCGAATCGTGTCATCGACTAGGGCGCGTTCACCGTGGAGGCGTTCTCGTCCTCCGAACCCTCTTCCGCGTGGGCTACGGCGTCCACGACTATGTGCGCCAGATGGTCGTCCACCAGCCGGTAGACCACCTCGCGCCCGTTGCGGCGGCCACGCACCACACCAGCCGTTTTCAGCACCCGGAGATGTTGGCTGATGAGCGGCTGGGCCACGCCGAGCGCGTCGACGAGTTCGTGCACACAGCGTTCGCCGACGCGCAGTTGCAGCACGATGGCGATCCGCACCGGCGCCGCCAGTGCCCGCAGCAACTCACCCGCCTCGGTAAGGGTCTCCGGGTCACCGGCGGGGACCGTGGCCGGTTCGGCTCGTTCGCCGGAGTGCTCTTCGTCGTTGCGCATGAGAGGTGATCAGCGGCACTACCACGTGATGACCGACCGCCCGCCGGTCACGGCGGTACGAGTCCTCCGAGGCACACGCGGCGCAGTGTCGTGGCCGAAGGGGTCCTTTCGTCGCCTCGTCGCGAGTTGGTCGCGGAACACCGTCCATCCTACGGGCGTCGTCCACTTCGGCGGGCGCAGCCGAGGTCGCGGGTGTCGGCACTGCGGGGTGGGGCCGCGCCGCCCGCGATGCTGCCTCGGTACGCTGGGAAACTCACCGTCGGGAATCCGCGGGACCAGCCCGGCCGACTCGTCGAGTACCGAACCGACTTCCGGCCGGAGCCCGAGCAACCAGCGACAAGCGTGGAGTGAGCGTGCCCACCGACCAGATCGAAACGATCGTGAATCTGTGCAAGCGTCGTGGCTTCGTCTACCCGAGCGGCGAAATTTACGGCGGTACCCGGTCGGCATGGGATTACGGGCCGCTCGGGGTGGAGCTCAAGGACAACATCAAGCGCCAGTGGTGGCGCAGCATGGTGCAGGGGCGGGACGACGTCGTCGGCCTGGACTCCTCGGTCATCCTGCCGCGCGAGGTATGGGAAGCGTCCGGGCACGTGCAGGAGTTCGTGGATCCGTTGGTCGAGTGCACCGCCTGTCACCACCGGCACCGTTCCGACCAGCTCGCCGAGGAGTACGCCGAGCGTACCGGCAAGGACGTCGACGACAGCGACCTCTCCGAGGTGCCCTGCCCGAACTGCGGGAACCGCGGCCAGTTCACCGAGCCGAAGATGTTCAACGGCCTGCTCAAGACCTTCCTGGGTCCTGTCGACTCGGAGGAGGGGCTGCACTACCTGCGCCCGGAGACGGCTCAGGGCATCTTCGTCAACTTCCTGAACGTGATGACCACGGCGCGCAAGAAACCGCCGTTCGGGATCGGCCAGGTCGGCAAGTCGTTCCGCAACGAGGTGACCCCCGGAAACTTCATCTTCCGCACCCGCGAGTTCGAGCAGATGGAGATGGAGTTCTTCGTCGAGCCGGGTGAGGACGAGTCCTGGCACGAGTACTGGATCGCCAACCGCACCGAGTGGTACACCGGGCTCGGCATCGATCCGAACAACATCCGCCATTACGAGCACCCCAAGGAAAAGCTCTCGCACTACTCCAAGCGGACCGTCGACATCGAGTACCGCTTCGGCTTCAGCGGCAGCGAGTGGGGTGAGCTGGAGGGCGTCGCGAACCGGACGGACTTCGACCTGACCACCCACTCCAATCATTCCGGCGTGGACCTGTCGTACTTCGACCAGACCAGCAACTCCCGCTACCGTCCCTACGTGATCGAGCCCGCGGCCGGGCTCGGCAGGCCGATGATGGCCTTCCTGGTCGACGCCTACCGCGAGGACGAGGCCCCCAACGCCAAGGGCGGGGTGGACAAGCGCGTCGTGCTCAAGCTCGACCGCAGGCTGGCGCCGATCAAGGTCGCGGTGCTGCCGCTGTCGCGGAACGCCGATCTCTCCCCGAAGGCGCGGGACGTCGCGGCCACGCTGCGCCGCAACTGGAACATCGACTTCGACGACGCGGGTGCCATCGGAAGGCGCTACCGCAGGCACGACGAGATCGGTACCCCGTTCTGCGTCACGGTCGACTTCGACTCGCTGTCCGATCACGCGGTTACGGTGCGCGAACGCGACACGATGGAGCAGGAGCGGGTGGCCATCGACAAGCTGGAGGCGTACCTGGCGGCTCGCCTGGTCGGCTGCTGATCCCGGGGCTCGCGCGTCGTCGGTGGCGGATCTGCAACGATGCGTGACGTGACCCATCACCCCGAAACCGGCCGGACGCGGCGCCGTGGGCGCATCACCGTCTGGATCGGCAGAGCATTCCTCGGTGCGCTGCTGGTCGCCTCGCTGGTGCTCGGTGGTACCGCTTTCCGGGTCTGGCAGGTAGCGCTCGTCGATCATCGGCGCAGCGCCGACATGATCGTGGTTCTCGGGGCCGCGCAGTACAACGGGGACCCCTCCCCGGTGTTGCGCAGCAGGCTGGAGCACGCGCTGGAGCTCTATCGGAGTGGGCTCTCCGAGCACATCGTCACTGTCGGCGGTAACCAGGCCGGTGACAACTACACGGAGGCCCAGGCGGGCAGCATGTGGTTGATCGAGCAAGGGGTGCCGCCGGGAGCCGTGGTGGAGGCCGAGGTCGGCAGCGACACGCTGCGCAGCATCCGTGCCGTCTCCGAGGTCGCCGAGCGCCGCGACTGGGACTCGGCGCTGATCGTCAGCGACCCCTGGCACTCCTGGCGGTGTCGGACCATGGCCGAGGACCAGGGGTTGCGGGCCATGGTCTCGCCGACCAGGAGCGGCCCGACCGAGGACGTGCGGACCGCCTACATCCTGCGCGAGGCGGCCGCGATGTTGTTCTACCGCCTCATGCACGCCTCGGCGGACGTCACCGGATACGGACTCGGGTAGCGGTAGGAGTTCATCGGCCCACCGCCGACGCGCTGACTCGTTCGCGGCGTGTTGTCGGATCCGTTCCGTAGGCTGTGGTCGATGTCCGCACTCCGGCCGCCGGGCTACGCCGAGCACGACTCACAGCGGCTGGTCGACGAGTCCCCCAAGGTCTCCGAGTCGGCCGGCGGGGAGCCGCTGCCGCGTGCGCCCTTCGCACGTGATCGTGCGCGCGTGCTGCACTCGGCAGCGTTGCGTCGTCTCGCGGGCAAGACTCAGGTGATGGGGCCCGGTGAGGGTGATGTCCCCCGGACGAGGCTCACCCATTCCCTGGAGGTCGCACAGATCGGTCGCGCCATCGCGGTGGAGCTGGGAACCGACCCCGACGTGGTGGACACCGCCGGGTTGGCCCATGACATCGGTCATCCGCCGTTCGGCCACAACGGGGAAGACGCGCTCGCGGAGCTCGCGGCGGACTGCGGTGGTTTCGAGGGCAACGCACAGACGTTGCGGATCCTGACCAGACTCGAACCCAAGCTGGTGGCTCCGGACGGTACCGAGTGCGGTCTCAATCTCACCCGTGCCTGCCTGGACGCCGCCACGAAATACCCGTGGCCGCTGTCGCACGACGGATACGGCAAGTTCGGGGTCTACGAGTCGGACTCGGCCGTGTTCCGGTGGCTGCGACTGGGAGCGCCTTCCCGCGCGCGTTGTCTGGAGGCCCAGATCATGGACTGGGCCGACGACGTCGCCTATTCGGTGCACGACTTGGAGGACGGGGTGCACACCGGGCGGATCGCACCGCGGGCTCTGTTGGATCCCGAGGAACGTGGGGAGATCCTGCGTATCGCGGACAAGTACTTCCGTGGGCAGCGACCGCTGGACACCGGATCGTTGGAGGCGGCGGCTTTCGAACTGGTGGCGAACCCCGCTCTCGCGGCCGTGCTCGACTACGACGGTTCGGTCACCGCGCAGGTGGCGCTCAAGCGGCTGACCAGTGAGCTGGTGGGACGGTTCGTCGCCGCGGCGGTACGAGCCACCAGGTCGGAGTTCGGGACCGGTCCGCTGACGCGTTACGCGGCCGATCTGGTGGTGCCGGAAGAGGTGGCCGCCGAGGTGGCGGTACTCAAGGCCATGGCACTGCGTTACGTCATGAGCGATCCGGAGCGGCTGCGGCTGCAGGAGTCCCAGCGTCGGATCCTCACCGAGTTGGTCAATGTGCTGGCGCGGGCCGCTCCTGCCTCGTTGACTCCGGCGGCGCGGGTCGCCTGGGAGGCCGCCTCCGACGACCGCGGGCGACTGCGTGCCTTGCTCGATCAGGTGGCCTCGTTCACCGACGCCCAAGCGGTGTCCTGGCATGCACATTGGGTGACTAAAACCGGTTATTCAGTGTGACCTATGTCAGACAAGGCAGCGTAAAACGCATCTGTTGGTGCACGCTAATACGCAGCGTGATTTTTACTGGTCATGATTCCAACTTTCGTGTGAAAATTTGCGGCAGTCCCCGATAAGCCGCCAGGAGCCCCGATGTCCAACGACGTGAACCGGCATCACATCCAGAAGGTCGTCGTCGACGGCGAGCCCTACATCAACTCGGACAATGTCGCCGACTGGGTGACGGATCTGCGCTGGCAGGATCCCGCCGCCGAACGCGCGGCCGGCTACATCGCCCAGGAGCTCCGCCTGATGGGGCTGGCCGACATCGAGGAGACGCTGGGGTAATCGAGGAGACGCTGGGGTAGTAGCCTCCCGCGGCCTCTTCGCCGCTTCGGCCGCCCGACGGTCGGACTCGGCGGAATCCCTCCGAAAGCTCGCCCGGTACGGCCTCTCACTGGCAGACTCGCCTCCGGTAAAGCCTCGCGAGACCGATCGGAGTACCGCGTCGTGGTGAACACCGAGTTGCGATTCCTGTGGTGGCTGCACCGGCGGCTCGCCCCCGACCCCCGTGAGAACCACTGCTGGTCCCCGTACTCGGTGACGACGGCACTGGGGCTGCTCGCGGAGATCACGCGGGGACGGACCCGCGCCGAGGTCGTCGAGGCCCTGGGGACGGATCCGGCGGAGCCGGAGTTCGTCGAATCGCTGAACGCGGCAGCGCGTCCCGAGGCCGAATCCCGGGACAGCGTCGAATCCCGGGACAGCGTCGCCCTCGCGGTCGCCAACCGGCTGTGGGCCGACGAGCGGCTACCGCTCGAAACGGACTCCCCGGCGGCACTCGAACAGCGGTTCGGCGCGGGGATTCGCACCGCCCCGTTCCGGGACGCCCCGGAACGGACACGGGAGCGGATCAACCAGGACGTGGCGGACGTGACCCGGCAGTTGATCCCCGAGCTGGTCAAACCGGGAGCGGTGAACTCGGACACGGTCGCGGCGCTGGTCAACGCGCTGTACCTGAAGGCGCCGTGGCAGGAGGTCTTCGATCCGAACGAGACGAGATCCGGTTCGTTCCTTACTCCGGCAGGGGAACAACCTGTCTCACTCATGCGTGTGAGCGCTCGACTCGGCTACGCCCATCATCACGGTTGGCGGGTCGTTCGGGCGGGACTGGAGGGAGGCTTCGACGCGTTCGTGCTGTTGCCCGACGCGGAGCTGGCCACCGCGGAACCGGCGCTCGACCATGACACGCTGCTCCGGCTGCTCGAAGCGGTCGAGGAGTGTCCGGTCGAACTCCGGTTGCCGCGCTTCGCCGTGTCCGGTTCCGGCGAGCTGGACGATCCGCTGGCGGCCTTGGGAGTGCGCCGGGCATTCACGCCCGCCGCGGACTTCGCGCCCCTGACTCCGCGGCCGCTGCGGGTATCCACCGCGCTGCACGAGGCCGTGCTACGGGTCGACGAGCACGGTGTGGAAGGAGCGGCCGCCACCGCGGTGATGATGCGGTTGACCTCGTTGTTCGACGATCCCGTGCGAGTACGGGTGGATCGGCCGTTCCTGTTCCTGCTCCGTCACCGGCAGAGCGGGTTCGTTCACTTCCTGGCAAGGATCACCGACCCCGGTGGGCCTCGCTGAGCCCGGGGGCCTCACCAACTCCGGCGTGACTCGCTCATCCCGCCGGTTTCGACCGCCGACAGCGGCTCAGCCGTAGGGGGCGAGCACGAGATCCTGGTCAGTTTGTCCGGGTTGACGATGTCGTGGATCTCCGCGACACACCCGTCGCGTACGGCGAACCCCACCACGCGCACCGCCGCCGAATCGCGGAAGACGTCCCCGCTAGAGGTTCCGGGAAGCAGCAACCCCGGATCCCCGTTGACCAGTACCGATCGAACGTTCGACGGAGTGGGGGACGGGTACTTGCGCATCAGGCTGAGCAGGAAACGGGTTACCTTGTCCCGCCCGTGGACCGGTCGCAACGCGGTGCGGGCCT
This portion of the Actinopolyspora lacussalsi genome encodes:
- a CDS encoding serpin B (product_source=KO:K13963; cath_funfam=2.10.310.10,3.30.497.10; cog=COG4826; ko=KO:K13963; pfam=PF00079; smart=SM00093; superfamily=56574) — its product is MNTELRFLWWLHRRLAPDPRENHCWSPYSVTTALGLLAEITRGRTRAEVVEALGTDPAEPEFVESLNAAARPEAESRDSVESRDSVALAVANRLWADERLPLETDSPAALEQRFGAGIRTAPFRDAPERTRERINQDVADVTRQLIPELVKPGAVNSDTVAALVNALYLKAPWQEVFDPNETRSGSFLTPAGEQPVSLMRVSARLGYAHHHGWRVVRAGLEGGFDAFVLLPDAELATAEPALDHDTLLRLLEAVEECPVELRLPRFAVSGSGELDDPLAALGVRRAFTPAADFAPLTPRPLRVSTALHEAVLRVDEHGVEGAAATAVMMRLTSLFDDPVRVRVDRPFLFLLRHRQSGFVHFLARITDPGGPR
- a CDS encoding glycyl-tRNA synthetase (product_source=KO:K01880; cath_funfam=3.30.930.10,3.40.50.800; cog=COG0423; ko=KO:K01880; pfam=PF00587,PF03129; superfamily=52954,55681), with protein sequence MPTDQIETIVNLCKRRGFVYPSGEIYGGTRSAWDYGPLGVELKDNIKRQWWRSMVQGRDDVVGLDSSVILPREVWEASGHVQEFVDPLVECTACHHRHRSDQLAEEYAERTGKDVDDSDLSEVPCPNCGNRGQFTEPKMFNGLLKTFLGPVDSEEGLHYLRPETAQGIFVNFLNVMTTARKKPPFGIGQVGKSFRNEVTPGNFIFRTREFEQMEMEFFVEPGEDESWHEYWIANRTEWYTGLGIDPNNIRHYEHPKEKLSHYSKRTVDIEYRFGFSGSEWGELEGVANRTDFDLTTHSNHSGVDLSYFDQTSNSRYRPYVIEPAAGLGRPMMAFLVDAYREDEAPNAKGGVDKRVVLKLDRRLAPIKVAVLPLSRNADLSPKARDVAATLRRNWNIDFDDAGAIGRRYRRHDEIGTPFCVTVDFDSLSDHAVTVRERDTMEQERVAIDKLEAYLAARLVGC
- a CDS encoding uncharacterized SAM-binding protein YcdF (DUF218 family) (product_source=COG1434; cog=COG1434; pfam=PF02698; superfamily=52218; transmembrane_helix_parts=Inside_1_20,TMhelix_21_43,Outside_44_221) — its product is MRDVTHHPETGRTRRRGRITVWIGRAFLGALLVASLVLGGTAFRVWQVALVDHRRSADMIVVLGAAQYNGDPSPVLRSRLEHALELYRSGLSEHIVTVGGNQAGDNYTEAQAGSMWLIEQGVPPGAVVEAEVGSDTLRSIRAVSEVAERRDWDSALIVSDPWHSWRCRTMAEDQGLRAMVSPTRSGPTEDVRTAYILREAAAMLFYRLMHASADVTGYGLG
- a CDS encoding hypothetical protein (product_source=Hypo-rule applied) produces the protein MSNDVNRHHIQKVVVDGEPYINSDNVADWVTDLRWQDPAAERAAGYIAQELRLMGLADIEETLG
- a CDS encoding dGTPase (product_source=KO:K01129; cath_funfam=1.10.3210.10; cog=COG0232; ko=KO:K01129; pfam=PF01966,PF13286; smart=SM00471; superfamily=109604; tigrfam=TIGR01353) — protein: MSALRPPGYAEHDSQRLVDESPKVSESAGGEPLPRAPFARDRARVLHSAALRRLAGKTQVMGPGEGDVPRTRLTHSLEVAQIGRAIAVELGTDPDVVDTAGLAHDIGHPPFGHNGEDALAELAADCGGFEGNAQTLRILTRLEPKLVAPDGTECGLNLTRACLDAATKYPWPLSHDGYGKFGVYESDSAVFRWLRLGAPSRARCLEAQIMDWADDVAYSVHDLEDGVHTGRIAPRALLDPEERGEILRIADKYFRGQRPLDTGSLEAAAFELVANPALAAVLDYDGSVTAQVALKRLTSELVGRFVAAAVRATRSEFGTGPLTRYAADLVVPEEVAAEVAVLKAMALRYVMSDPERLRLQESQRRILTELVNVLARAAPASLTPAARVAWEAASDDRGRLRALLDQVASFTDAQAVSWHAHWVTKTGYSV